A single Flavobacterium sp. 1 DNA region contains:
- the holA gene encoding DNA polymerase III subunit delta, whose protein sequence is MDEVIKIVNDIKAGNIKPIYFLMGEEPYYIDKLSEYIETNVLSEEEKGFNQTVLYGRDVSIEDVVSTAKRYPMMADRQVVIIKEAQELSRTIDKIESYAENPMPSTVLVFCYKYKTLDKRKKVTKLLAKNGIVYESKKLYENQVGDWIKRVLAGKKYTIEPKASAMLVEFLGTDLSKINNELEKLQIILPARSMISAKDIEENIGFSKDYNVFELRKAIGERNQLKAYKIAENFAQNPKDNPIVMTTGLVFGFFIQLLKYHGLKDKNPKNVASVLGVNPFFLKDYDVAIKNYPMKKVSQIVASLRDTDVKSKGVGANSLSQADLLREMLYKIFN, encoded by the coding sequence ATGGACGAAGTTATAAAGATTGTTAATGATATAAAGGCTGGAAACATCAAACCCATTTATTTTTTGATGGGAGAAGAACCATATTATATTGACAAATTATCCGAATATATAGAAACAAATGTTTTATCCGAAGAGGAGAAAGGTTTTAATCAGACGGTTTTATACGGAAGAGATGTCAGCATAGAAGATGTTGTTTCGACCGCCAAACGCTACCCTATGATGGCCGACCGTCAAGTGGTTATTATCAAAGAAGCTCAGGAATTATCCAGAACAATTGACAAAATTGAAAGTTATGCCGAGAACCCGATGCCTTCAACCGTTTTGGTTTTTTGTTATAAATACAAAACTCTAGATAAAAGAAAGAAAGTTACCAAACTCCTTGCCAAAAACGGTATCGTTTATGAAAGCAAAAAACTGTATGAAAATCAGGTAGGTGATTGGATTAAGCGTGTGTTAGCCGGGAAAAAATATACTATTGAACCTAAAGCTTCGGCTATGCTGGTCGAGTTTTTAGGAACAGATTTGAGTAAAATCAATAATGAACTCGAAAAACTGCAAATCATATTGCCTGCAAGAAGTATGATTTCTGCTAAAGATATTGAAGAAAATATCGGGTTCAGTAAAGATTACAACGTCTTCGAATTGCGAAAAGCGATTGGTGAGCGCAACCAATTGAAAGCTTACAAAATTGCCGAGAATTTTGCCCAAAACCCCAAAGACAATCCAATAGTAATGACAACTGGTTTGGTTTTTGGTTTTTTTATCCAATTATTGAAATACCACGGATTGAAAGATAAAAATCCTAAAAATGTGGCTTCTGTTTTAGGCGTAAATCCATTTTTCCTAAAGGATTATGACGTGGCAATCAAAAATTATCCAATGAAAAAAGTCAGCCAGATTGTTGCTTCATTACGAGATACCGATGTGAAAAGTAAAGGTGTGGGAGCAAATAGTTTGTCACAAGCCGACTTGTTAAGAGAAATGCTTTATAAGATATTCAATTAA
- a CDS encoding type I restriction enzyme HsdR N-terminal domain-containing protein, producing MQKLNFPNYSFRFKNSENKVSIFDEIRKKFIILTPEEWVRQHVVRFLLEEKKYPKSLINVEKVLMVNGLRKRYDVVVFNPNGTIFILIECKASEVKIAQATFDQIARYNMTLEAEFLMVTNGLNHYFCLMDFENEKYEFLKELPNYVETKKNIENRI from the coding sequence ATGCAAAAACTCAACTTTCCTAATTATAGTTTTCGTTTCAAAAATAGCGAAAATAAAGTGTCTATTTTCGACGAAATTAGGAAAAAATTCATCATTCTCACGCCCGAAGAATGGGTTCGTCAACACGTGGTTCGGTTTTTATTGGAGGAAAAAAAATATCCAAAATCATTAATCAACGTCGAAAAAGTTTTAATGGTCAACGGATTGCGTAAACGCTATGATGTTGTAGTTTTTAATCCCAATGGCACTATTTTCATATTAATTGAATGCAAAGCGTCCGAAGTTAAGATAGCTCAAGCTACTTTTGATCAAATAGCGCGATACAATATGACTCTCGAAGCTGAATTTTTGATGGTCACCAATGGACTAAATCATTATTTTTGTCTAATGGATTTCGAAAACGAGAAATATGAGTTTTTGAAAGAACTTCCCAATTATGTTGAGACAAAAAAGAATATAGAGAATAGAATATAG
- a CDS encoding glycosyltransferase family 2 protein gives MEKIAVVILNWNGVKLLEQFLPSVIQYSPEATVYVADNASTDESIAFVRKNFSSVKIVQNKINQGFAGGYNDALQYIDAEIYALVNSDIEVTQNWLKPILETFEAEFKTVIIQPKILDFKRKDYFEYAGAGGGFIDKFGYPFCRGRIFDTLEKDNNQYNDNAEIFWASGACFFIRSVVYKELNGFDEDFFAHQEEIDLCWRAINKGYAIKYNSESIVYHVGGATLQQANPQKTYLNFRNSLLMLTKNLPQKKLFQVLFIRMILDGVAGVKFIFTSQFAHCWAIIRAHFSFYKLFFKNYKKREKNQTEIYFKTKSIVYGYYVKGGTVFADFI, from the coding sequence TTGGAAAAAATAGCTGTAGTCATATTGAATTGGAATGGAGTAAAACTTTTAGAACAGTTTTTACCTTCTGTAATTCAATATTCTCCCGAAGCAACCGTCTATGTTGCCGATAATGCCTCAACAGATGAATCAATAGCATTCGTTAGAAAAAATTTCTCCTCTGTAAAAATTGTACAAAACAAAATCAATCAAGGGTTTGCGGGAGGTTATAACGATGCTTTGCAATATATAGATGCAGAAATCTATGCTCTTGTAAATTCGGATATTGAAGTGACCCAAAATTGGTTGAAGCCCATATTAGAAACTTTTGAGGCCGAATTCAAAACAGTAATTATACAGCCTAAAATACTAGACTTCAAACGAAAAGACTACTTCGAGTATGCTGGCGCAGGTGGTGGATTTATTGATAAATTCGGGTATCCTTTTTGCCGTGGGCGCATTTTTGATACTTTGGAAAAAGACAATAACCAGTACAATGATAATGCGGAAATATTTTGGGCCTCTGGCGCTTGTTTTTTTATTAGGTCTGTTGTTTATAAAGAACTGAATGGTTTTGATGAAGATTTTTTTGCTCATCAGGAAGAAATTGATTTATGCTGGAGAGCTATCAACAAAGGGTATGCTATTAAATACAACTCAGAATCAATAGTTTATCATGTTGGAGGAGCTACTTTGCAACAAGCTAACCCTCAAAAAACGTATCTTAATTTTCGCAATTCCTTATTGATGTTAACAAAAAATTTGCCACAAAAAAAACTCTTTCAGGTGCTTTTCATTCGAATGATCTTGGATGGCGTTGCAGGTGTTAAATTTATATTTACAAGTCAATTTGCTCATTGTTGGGCAATTATACGCGCACATTTTTCTTTTTATAAGCTGTTTTTTAAAAATTATAAAAAGAGAGAAAAAAATCAGACCGAAATATACTTTAAAACCAAAAGCATCGTTTATGGATATTATGTTAAGGGTGGCACAGTTTTTGCTGACTTTATTTAA
- a CDS encoding OmpA family protein, which produces MKKIMITLSALALLTSCVSKKEYAALEAKNKETQDLLNTCTVKLNSCLEEKAGLKATVDGLKETNQHLISTSKDMTILSTKGAENIEKALESIKEKDLKISRMQDALTKKDSVTLAVVTSLKSVVGLDDKDIEINVDKGVVFISISDKMLFKSGSYEVSDKAKGVLAKVAKVVNDKPDFECMVEGHTDTDVLKGNSCLIDNWDLSVKRSTAIIRILSNDLAVNPAQLIAAGRSSYVPLVPNDSPENKSKNRRTRIYVMPKIDQFYDMVEKEMKKQPGAATTAPVQK; this is translated from the coding sequence ATGAAAAAAATAATGATTACACTATCTGCTTTAGCACTCCTTACTTCTTGTGTGTCTAAAAAAGAATATGCAGCTTTGGAAGCTAAAAACAAGGAAACACAAGATTTGTTAAATACCTGTACTGTAAAATTAAATTCTTGCCTAGAAGAAAAAGCGGGTCTTAAAGCAACAGTGGATGGTTTAAAAGAAACAAATCAGCATTTGATTTCTACTTCAAAAGACATGACAATTTTGTCAACTAAAGGTGCTGAAAATATTGAAAAAGCTTTAGAGTCTATCAAAGAAAAAGATTTAAAAATAAGCAGAATGCAAGATGCTTTAACTAAAAAGGACAGCGTTACTCTTGCAGTTGTTACCAGTTTGAAATCTGTAGTAGGATTGGATGATAAGGATATCGAAATTAATGTTGATAAAGGGGTAGTTTTTATCTCTATTTCTGATAAAATGTTATTCAAAAGCGGCAGTTATGAAGTTAGCGACAAGGCAAAAGGAGTTTTGGCTAAAGTTGCTAAAGTCGTAAATGACAAACCTGATTTTGAATGTATGGTTGAAGGTCACACCGATACTGATGTTTTAAAAGGAAATTCATGTTTAATTGATAACTGGGATTTGAGCGTAAAACGTTCTACGGCTATTATCCGTATTTTATCTAATGATTTAGCAGTTAATCCAGCACAATTGATTGCTGCAGGTAGAAGTTCTTACGTTCCTTTGGTTCCAAATGATTCTCCAGAAAATAAATCTAAAAACAGAAGAACTCGTATCTATGTAATGCCAAAAATTGATCAGTTTTATGATATGGTTGAAAAAGAAATGAAAAAACAACCAGGAGCAGCAACGACTGCACCAGTTCAAAAATAA
- a CDS encoding LytTR family DNA-binding domain-containing protein, which translates to MTTLIIEDEIPASRRLEQLLNKNGFTVFTILHSVKNAVEWLKLNNHPDLIFMDIKLRDNLCFKIFEEVEITSKIIFTTAFDEFALKAFEYNSLDYLLKPIDEKKLEKLISKLSMFQSVFHNNNHLKNIKLHTRPDYRNSFLVSIGTTIRKIQTEELICFFSENNATFMMSNQNRQFPIDSSLEKLQKELDPKQFFRISRKLIINKKYILGVKKGTIETEFSIENLDFKISRLKLKYFLEWYK; encoded by the coding sequence ATGACTACTTTAATTATAGAAGACGAAATTCCTGCTTCAAGGCGTTTAGAGCAATTATTGAATAAGAATGGCTTTACTGTTTTTACTATTTTACATTCTGTTAAAAATGCTGTGGAATGGCTTAAATTAAACAATCATCCTGATTTAATTTTTATGGACATTAAATTGAGAGATAATTTATGTTTTAAAATTTTTGAAGAAGTTGAAATAACATCCAAAATAATTTTCACAACGGCTTTTGATGAATTTGCATTAAAGGCTTTTGAATATAATAGCTTAGACTATTTGTTAAAACCCATTGATGAAAAAAAACTGGAAAAGTTAATTTCAAAATTAAGCATGTTTCAATCTGTTTTTCATAACAATAATCATTTAAAAAATATAAAATTACATACTCGACCTGATTATAGGAATTCGTTTTTGGTAAGTATTGGAACAACTATCAGAAAAATTCAAACTGAGGAGCTTATATGTTTTTTTAGCGAAAACAATGCCACCTTTATGATGAGTAATCAAAATAGACAATTTCCAATTGATTCTTCTTTAGAGAAATTGCAAAAAGAATTAGATCCAAAACAGTTTTTTAGAATAAGCAGAAAATTGATTATTAATAAAAAGTATATCTTGGGTGTAAAAAAAGGAACAATTGAAACCGAATTTTCAATTGAAAATTTAGATTTTAAAATTAGCCGGTTAAAATTAAAATATTTTCTAGAGTGGTATAAATAA
- a CDS encoding sensor histidine kinase: MKAFQKFIFLSISSFLVVGVFVLLTGKPFFNRFTLDVFGFLAIMQFIFPALAYVHVYEKIVAYKKFDIKKAGIEKTFFLSYGLVFVISYSFSFLLLYFVTGKIEYEISFVTATAMNNFLFIAIALNIHNKFDSIPIIRLNEKPIYYLKLFFFSIIGVCVFLLVIFALATLQFHKKLEVTAKQFIIDCVLYAILAVSLAFFISFGLNKILFFRKSILFPMLITTIVTFWAIKLLGYPKDYFRVFITEYVLEYITFFPCLMIVLIPIGRSKRTLKIKKLTSDFSKKEAEYLQLKNQINPHFLFNNLNVLVSFIELDPKKAVDFGIHLSNVYRHYLKNQTEDFVSLQGELDFIAEYLAIYKAKFENGFAFTLPTAILENQYILSSCLQELIDNIFKHNNLEDENPLAIEIFIELNSLVIQNTVNKKEVESSSNFGLNNIKKRYLLLTNNYIQITETKAHFKVTIPILELES, encoded by the coding sequence ATGAAAGCATTTCAAAAATTTATTTTTCTATCTATTTCCTCATTTCTAGTCGTTGGAGTTTTCGTTTTATTGACTGGGAAACCTTTTTTTAATCGGTTTACTTTGGATGTATTTGGATTTTTAGCTATTATGCAATTTATTTTTCCAGCGCTGGCCTATGTTCATGTTTATGAAAAAATAGTAGCATATAAAAAATTTGACATAAAGAAAGCAGGAATTGAAAAAACATTTTTTTTAAGCTATGGATTGGTTTTTGTAATCTCTTATTCCTTTAGTTTTTTATTGTTATACTTTGTAACTGGGAAAATAGAATATGAAATATCGTTTGTTACTGCTACTGCTATGAATAATTTTTTGTTTATAGCAATTGCTTTAAACATCCATAATAAATTTGACTCAATTCCAATTATTAGATTGAATGAAAAACCAATTTATTATTTAAAATTATTCTTCTTTTCAATTATAGGTGTTTGTGTGTTTCTATTAGTGATATTTGCTCTTGCGACATTGCAATTTCATAAAAAATTAGAAGTTACTGCAAAGCAATTTATTATTGATTGTGTTTTATATGCAATTTTAGCCGTGAGCCTAGCCTTTTTCATCTCGTTTGGACTTAATAAAATTTTATTTTTTAGAAAAAGCATTCTTTTTCCAATGCTAATTACAACAATAGTAACATTTTGGGCAATTAAGCTTTTAGGTTATCCTAAAGACTATTTTAGAGTTTTTATTACTGAATATGTACTTGAATATATTACTTTCTTCCCTTGTTTAATGATTGTATTAATTCCAATTGGAAGATCAAAAAGAACTTTAAAAATTAAGAAATTAACCTCGGATTTTTCTAAAAAAGAAGCTGAATATTTACAATTGAAAAACCAAATTAACCCTCATTTTTTATTTAATAACTTAAATGTTTTAGTTTCATTTATCGAATTAGACCCAAAAAAAGCAGTCGATTTTGGTATTCATTTATCCAATGTATATCGTCATTATCTAAAAAATCAAACGGAAGATTTTGTTTCTTTACAAGGAGAATTGGATTTTATAGCCGAATATTTGGCTATTTATAAAGCTAAATTCGAAAACGGTTTTGCTTTTACTTTGCCCACAGCAATTTTAGAAAATCAATATATCTTGTCGAGTTGTTTACAAGAATTGATCGATAATATTTTTAAACACAATAATTTAGAGGATGAAAACCCGCTTGCTATTGAAATTTTTATCGAACTGAATTCTTTAGTTATTCAAAACACAGTCAATAAAAAAGAGGTCGAAAGTTCTTCTAATTTTGGACTGAATAATATTAAAAAAAGGTATTTGTTATTGACAAATAATTATATTCAAATTACTGAAACCAAAGCGCATTTTAAAGTTACAATTCCAATTTTAGAACTCGAATCATAA
- a CDS encoding L-threonylcarbamoyladenylate synthase, whose protein sequence is MAQFIKIYEDKPNEAAIAKVVKVLKDGGLVIYPTDTVYGLGCDITNSRALEKIAKIKGVKLEKANFSFICHDLSNLSDYVKQIDTTTFKILKRALPGPYTFILPGNNNLPKEFKKKTTVGIRIPDNSIALEIVRQLGNPIVSTSIHDEDEVIEYTTDPELIFEKWQNLVDMVIDGGYGDNIGSTIIDLSGDEPIVVREGKGDLDIL, encoded by the coding sequence ATGGCACAATTCATAAAAATATACGAAGACAAACCCAACGAAGCCGCAATTGCTAAAGTCGTCAAAGTTTTAAAAGACGGAGGTTTGGTGATTTATCCAACCGATACTGTTTATGGATTGGGCTGTGATATTACCAATTCCCGAGCTCTTGAAAAAATTGCCAAAATAAAAGGTGTAAAGCTGGAAAAAGCTAATTTTTCGTTTATCTGCCACGATTTAAGCAACTTATCCGATTATGTAAAGCAAATCGATACTACGACCTTCAAAATACTTAAAAGAGCCTTACCAGGTCCTTATACTTTTATTCTTCCGGGAAATAATAATCTGCCAAAAGAATTTAAAAAGAAAACAACTGTTGGTATTCGTATTCCGGACAATTCAATTGCCCTAGAAATTGTACGCCAATTAGGAAATCCTATTGTTTCAACCTCAATTCATGATGAAGACGAAGTAATAGAATACACCACTGACCCTGAACTCATTTTCGAAAAATGGCAAAATTTGGTTGATATGGTTATTGATGGAGGTTATGGCGATAATATTGGATCAACTATTATCGATTTATCGGGAGATGAACCAATTGTAGTGAGAGAAGGTAAAGGAGATTTGGATATTTTATAA
- a CDS encoding ATP-dependent helicase — protein MQKYIEQLNEAQREPVLQKDGPMIIIAGAGSGKTRVLTIRIAYLMHQGVDPFNILSLTFTNKAAREMKKRISDIVGASEAKNLWMGTFHSVFARILRSEAEHLGYPSNFTIYDSQDSLRAISGIIKEMQLDRDIYKPKQVLSRISNFKNSLITVKAYFNDPDLQEADAMSKKPRMGEIYQNYVDRCFKSGAMDFDDLLLKTNELLTRFPEVLAKYQNRFRYLLVDEYQDTNHSQYLIVRALSDKFQNICVVGDDAQSIYAFRGANINNILNFQKDYEGVKTFRLEQNYRSTKNIVEAANTIIDKNKVKLDKVVWTANEFGPKIKVNRSITDNEEGRFVAATIWEQKMNNQLHNGAFAILYRTNAQSKAMEDALRKRDIPYRIYGGLSFYQRKEVKDALCYLRLVINPKDEEALVRVINYPARGIGNTTIEKLTIAANHYKRSIFEVMQNIERIDLKLNSGTKQKLLDFVTMIQSFQVINENQDAFYVVEHVAKKTGLIQELKKDATPEGMARIENIEQLLNGVKDFIEGQKEVDGARGALSEFMEDVALATDLDKDTSDEDRVALMTIHLAKGLEFPHVFVVGMEEDLFPSAMSMSTRSELEEERRLFYVALTRAEHQAYLTYAQSRYRWGKLTDSEPSRFIEEIDGQYLEYLTPAESNYRFKPMIDGDIFGDVDKSKLRLAKPIGSTPPKHVTDNQPKSDVNVRKLKPVSGSNPSAGNANLFDNTLVAGNVVMHERFGKGQVINLEGVGPDKKAEIKFEVGGLKKLLLRFAKLDIIG, from the coding sequence ATGCAAAAATATATCGAACAGCTTAACGAGGCACAACGCGAACCTGTATTACAAAAGGATGGCCCCATGATTATTATTGCGGGTGCAGGCTCCGGAAAAACTCGTGTGCTTACTATCAGGATTGCTTATTTGATGCACCAAGGTGTTGATCCATTCAATATTTTGTCGCTTACTTTTACCAATAAAGCGGCACGTGAGATGAAGAAACGTATCTCGGATATTGTTGGCGCCAGCGAAGCCAAGAATTTGTGGATGGGAACTTTTCACTCTGTATTTGCGCGAATTTTGCGTTCGGAAGCGGAGCATTTGGGCTATCCTTCAAACTTTACGATTTATGATTCACAGGATTCTTTGCGTGCTATTTCGGGAATTATCAAAGAAATGCAATTGGATCGAGATATATACAAACCGAAGCAGGTTTTGAGCAGAATTTCGAATTTTAAGAACAGCTTGATTACCGTAAAAGCCTATTTTAACGATCCCGATTTGCAGGAGGCCGATGCAATGAGCAAAAAGCCGAGAATGGGCGAGATTTATCAGAATTATGTAGACCGCTGTTTCAAGTCGGGTGCGATGGATTTTGATGATTTATTATTGAAAACTAATGAGTTGTTGACTCGTTTCCCTGAGGTTTTGGCGAAATACCAAAACCGTTTTCGCTATCTTTTGGTGGATGAGTACCAGGATACCAACCATTCGCAGTATTTGATCGTTAGAGCCTTGTCGGATAAATTTCAGAATATTTGTGTGGTAGGGGATGATGCACAGAGTATTTATGCTTTTCGCGGTGCAAATATCAATAACATTTTGAATTTTCAGAAAGATTATGAAGGTGTAAAAACCTTTAGACTGGAACAAAATTACCGCTCGACAAAAAATATTGTAGAAGCAGCTAATACCATTATTGATAAAAACAAGGTGAAACTGGACAAGGTCGTTTGGACAGCCAATGAATTTGGACCTAAAATAAAAGTAAACCGCAGTATTACCGATAATGAAGAAGGACGTTTTGTAGCCGCTACCATTTGGGAACAAAAAATGAATAATCAGCTGCACAATGGTGCCTTTGCCATTTTGTACCGTACTAATGCACAATCCAAAGCCATGGAAGATGCGTTGCGAAAAAGAGATATTCCATACCGTATTTATGGTGGTTTGTCTTTTTACCAAAGAAAAGAGGTGAAAGATGCGCTGTGTTATTTACGGTTGGTTATAAACCCTAAAGATGAGGAAGCTTTGGTCCGTGTTATCAATTATCCGGCGCGAGGAATTGGAAATACAACTATCGAGAAGCTTACTATTGCTGCCAATCATTACAAACGCTCGATTTTTGAAGTAATGCAAAATATTGAGCGAATTGACTTGAAGCTGAATTCGGGAACCAAACAAAAACTATTGGATTTTGTTACTATGATTCAGAGTTTCCAAGTGATTAATGAGAATCAGGATGCTTTTTATGTTGTAGAACATGTAGCAAAAAAAACGGGGCTGATTCAAGAATTAAAAAAAGATGCGACTCCCGAGGGAATGGCACGAATAGAAAATATAGAGCAATTATTGAATGGAGTCAAAGATTTCATCGAAGGCCAAAAAGAAGTAGATGGCGCTCGTGGCGCTTTATCTGAATTTATGGAAGATGTTGCTCTAGCAACCGATCTAGACAAAGACACCAGTGATGAAGATCGTGTGGCTTTGATGACGATACATTTAGCCAAAGGTCTTGAATTTCCACACGTATTTGTGGTAGGAATGGAAGAAGATTTGTTTCCTAGCGCAATGAGTATGAGTACGCGAAGCGAACTGGAAGAAGAACGCCGTTTATTTTACGTAGCTTTGACACGTGCAGAGCATCAAGCGTATTTGACGTATGCGCAATCACGTTACCGCTGGGGAAAACTGACAGATAGTGAACCTTCCCGTTTTATTGAAGAAATCGACGGACAATATTTGGAATACCTTACGCCAGCCGAAAGCAATTACCGTTTCAAGCCAATGATTGATGGCGATATTTTTGGTGATGTAGATAAATCCAAATTACGACTGGCAAAACCGATAGGAAGTACGCCTCCAAAACATGTTACAGATAACCAACCGAAATCCGATGTCAATGTGAGGAAGCTGAAGCCAGTCTCAGGAAGTAATCCTTCTGCTGGAAATGCTAATTTATTTGATAATACATTAGTCGCTGGAAATGTAGTTATGCACGAACGCTTTGGAAAAGGGCAAGTCATCAATCTTGAAGGTGTTGGCCCAGATAAAAAAGCAGAAATCAAGTTTGAAGTTGGCGGTTTAAAAAAATTATTATTACGTTTTGCAAAATTGGATATTATAGGGTAA
- a CDS encoding AIPR family protein, which translates to MSNNKIILEGCIKTFKETNELEFTDSEIFEIFSLTQIHKDRNITYENIISSIVDRGNDGGIDSMMVFIDEEFVENIDDLENFNFSNKTNSRFIITQCKKENSFKEGPIDKLITTIPILLDLEKTETALLSRFNSDLVEQTLLLIEVWKKTAISGGSICLDYIYTTNASEIIVNDIFNQKVDQLLDLSSGCLSTSDIRFFKYSSKELLELYQKQKSNRLSIEFKDRPLTTEFDNYGIGYIGTVKLANYKQFLKAENGDIRDDLFESNIRHFQGLVDVNRKIKNTIENKTEEDFWWLNNGITIIAEEPKEVGKKLSIENIQIVNGLQTSYSIFNNHNEDQNDNRSVLVKVIINSNKETTDNIIASTNSQNPVSPTLLRATEPIQRNLELFFLNEGYYYDRRKNYYKNLGKPSTKIFSIQLTAQAIGAIVFDDPHTARSRPTSLLKTENTYNKIFDSNKNFRGYLNCCLINQKAHNFWLKYENPVIRTKTSNFKLHLSCLIVKELYNKRNINFEEISNINLDNVNIDLFNQSIELLCLHIDQYLYINQNSNLINIAKSKDFTDYLFEQLTIKYESLSSLA; encoded by the coding sequence ATGAGCAATAACAAAATTATTTTAGAAGGTTGTATAAAAACATTTAAAGAAACAAATGAACTTGAATTTACAGATAGTGAGATTTTTGAAATTTTCTCTCTAACACAAATTCATAAAGACAGAAACATAACGTATGAAAATATTATAAGTTCAATTGTAGATAGGGGAAATGATGGTGGAATAGATTCTATGATGGTCTTTATTGATGAAGAATTTGTAGAAAACATTGACGATCTTGAAAACTTCAATTTCTCAAATAAAACTAATTCACGTTTTATAATCACTCAGTGTAAAAAAGAAAATTCTTTTAAAGAAGGGCCTATTGATAAATTAATAACAACTATTCCAATTCTATTAGATCTTGAAAAGACTGAAACAGCATTATTAAGTAGATTTAATTCAGATTTAGTTGAACAAACACTTTTACTTATAGAAGTTTGGAAAAAAACTGCAATAAGTGGAGGTTCAATATGTTTAGATTATATTTACACAACTAATGCTTCTGAAATAATTGTAAATGATATTTTTAATCAAAAAGTTGATCAACTTTTAGATTTATCAAGTGGATGTTTATCTACTTCTGATATTAGATTTTTTAAATATAGTAGCAAAGAACTTTTAGAATTATATCAAAAACAAAAATCCAACAGATTATCTATAGAATTCAAAGACAGACCACTTACAACTGAATTTGATAATTACGGTATTGGATATATAGGTACAGTTAAACTTGCAAACTACAAGCAGTTTTTAAAAGCTGAAAATGGTGATATTAGAGATGATCTCTTTGAGAGTAATATTAGGCATTTTCAAGGCTTAGTTGATGTTAACAGAAAAATAAAAAACACTATTGAAAATAAAACTGAGGAAGATTTTTGGTGGTTAAACAACGGTATTACAATTATTGCAGAAGAACCGAAAGAAGTTGGTAAAAAATTATCAATTGAGAATATTCAAATTGTTAATGGACTTCAAACATCATATTCGATTTTTAATAATCATAATGAAGATCAAAATGATAATCGCTCTGTTTTAGTCAAAGTTATAATTAATAGCAATAAGGAAACTACAGATAATATTATTGCTTCAACAAATAGCCAAAATCCTGTTTCTCCAACTCTTTTAAGAGCAACAGAACCAATTCAAAGAAACTTGGAATTGTTCTTTTTAAATGAAGGATATTATTATGATAGAAGAAAAAATTATTATAAAAATTTAGGAAAACCGTCTACAAAAATATTTAGTATTCAACTTACTGCACAAGCTATTGGGGCAATCGTTTTTGATGATCCACATACTGCAAGATCAAGACCGACATCTTTATTGAAAACAGAAAATACATATAATAAAATTTTTGATTCTAATAAAAATTTTAGAGGTTACTTAAACTGTTGCTTAATAAATCAAAAAGCTCATAATTTTTGGTTGAAATATGAAAATCCTGTAATCAGAACTAAAACTTCTAATTTCAAATTACATTTAAGTTGTCTAATTGTCAAAGAATTATATAATAAAAGAAACATAAATTTTGAAGAAATTTCAAATATTAATTTAGATAATGTAAATATTGATTTATTCAATCAATCGATAGAACTTCTCTGTTTACACATTGATCAATATTTATATATAAATCAAAATAGCAATTTAATCAATATTGCAAAATCAAAAGATTTTACAGATTATTTATTTGAACAACTAACAATAAAATATGAAAGCTTATCATCGCTTGCTTAA